The Colwellia sp. M166 genome segment AGGCTTCTTATTTGAGCCTTCGGTATATTACTACTTAGATGATGGTTTAGGTGCTAAATTATTATTGGAATATGATTATCAATTAAATCATAAATCGCTATTTCGGATTAATTATAGTATTCGAGGCTCAGCCGACTTTAGCGGTATTCGCTGGAAACACGGTTTTTATAAACTTGATCAAATCGATCACACTACCGCAACCGTATTAAGTTTACAAGCTGAAGGTGAGCGCAATGGCGCACGTGGTTTTGTCGTTGATAAATACACTTTGGGCTATCGTTATCGCTTTAATGCGCTACGTGATTGGCTATTTTTTGAAATAGAACCTTTTATCGAGTTTCCTGAGCAAGAAAACTACCACACAACACCTGGTATTGCCTTTCGTATTGAAGGCTTTTTTCACAAAGGTTAAACGTCTTGAGCTTGAGGTTATGCTCGATACATCTCGATTACATTATCCTCTATTTTAGCCCTAACTATTTTGGCTGGTCGGCTAATATGATAGCCTTGGCCAAACTCGCAACCGACATGTTGTAATTTCTTAAGCATAGCTTCAGACTCAATACCTTCTGCCACTAATCGATAACCAAAGTTTGTCCCCAATTCATGCAAAGCTTTAACTAAAGACAAGTTTTTTTCATTATGATTTAAGCTACGAACAAAGCTACGATCAAGTTTAATAAACTCAAACGGATAATGATGTAAAAAATTAAAAGATGATAAACCCGCACCGTAATCATCCAATGCCAACTTAACACCAAGCTTTTTCAGTTTTCGCAAACCTTTTAATGCCAATTCAGTATGCCGAGTAAAAGCTGATTCATTAAATTCTAAAATCAGCCGTTCAGGCTCAAGAGTATTACCCCTGATTAAATTAATTAATTTTGCTAATTGATTAGCTTGCGTTAAATGCCGACCAGATAAGTTGACACCAATATAAGTATGTTCATACTCTTTTGATTGCTTCCAAAGCTTTAACTGCAAACATACTTCTTCAATGACCCAGGTTTCAATCTCTAAAATCATGCCGGTTTCTTCCGCCATAAAAAGAAACTCACTCGGGGTCAGCAAACCTTTGGTCGGATGTTGCCAGCGCAACAGCACTTCAAAGCCAAGCGCTTTTGTTGAACTTAAGTCTGAAATTTTTTGATAATGTAATTCAAATTGCTTACTTTGTATTGCTTGTCTTAGTTCTTGCTCAAGTGTCATGCTAGCGATAAGTTGCTCACGCATACTGTCATCAAAAAACACATAACGGCCTCGCCCTAAACTTTTAGCCTGATACATTGCCGCATCTGCATCACGCAATATTTCATTGGCATCTTTATAGCTCATTCGGCTTTGAGCAATGCCGATACTGGCATTAGAATACAAAGTATGACCATCAAGTTCAAAAGGTTGCGCAATTGAATCAATGATACGAGAGGCAATTTCCTCAACATCTTCCAATGATTGTAATGAATCTAAAAGTACAACAAATTCATCACCACCTAACCTCGCTAAAATATCATTATCACGCACACAAGCTCGTAAGCGTTGTGAAATTTCAATTAAGAACTGATCACCGGCATGGTGGCCTAAGGTATCATTAATCATTTTGAAGCGGTCTAAATCGATAAATAAAACCGCAAATCGTTGCTTAGGATAACGTTTCAAATGTCGAATAGAATAGGTTAAGCGATCGGCAAACATGGCTCTATTGGGCAATTGAGTTAGGGCGTCATGGTGAGCATCATGATACAAACGTGCTTCCGCTTTTCGACGCTCTTCAATTTGCATACGTAAATTAAGGTTAGTAGCTTGTAGCTCTTGTGTGCGCTTATTGATCATTTTTTCCAGCGCTTCGTGACTTTGTAACGCTCGTTGCTGCGCTCTCTGTCGTAAAATTTCAATAGAAATATGATGGCTAACGAAACGCATCAGCTCAAGATCTTTACTGTGATATGCAGCTTCATCTTGATAATGCTGTATTGCGATAACGCCAAAAACTTCACCTTGATCAGATAAAGGGGCGGCCAACCAGGACTTTGGTAACTCACGCTCTGGATAATATTGCGTAAAAGCAGACTGTGTAACTTCACCTTGAGCCGATAAAGTGTAAACCATTCTAGCACTCAACAAAACAGGCTTTGCTTCTCTGATAGCTAATTCTGATAAGCCATTACTGAGCTTTCGCGTTTCTGGTTGTGGTAACTTTTCATCACAATGATAAGGAAACTCTAATTGAGTTTTATCATCTGAGAGTAAAGCAATATAAAAATTCTTGGCTAGCAGTAACTTATTAATTTCGTGATGTAGTGCTTGGTAAAAGTTTTCAACAGCTTGAGACTTTGCCGTTAACTCTGAAATATTAAGTAATACTCGATGAGTTTTAACCGCTAATTGCCGCTCGACTATTTCACGCTGCAGTTGTTGATTTGTCTGGGTCAGCTTAAGTGTGCGCTGACGAATACTTGATTCGAGTAGTTCTCGACTTCGCACGCGATCGATTGCTGTCATCAAATGCTCGGCAATAAATTCTAATATTTGACAGTCACGTTCAGAAAAATACAATTTATCATCATAACTTTGTAAGGCAATAACCCCAATGATTTGCTTGCCTCGCTTTAATGGCACACCAAGCCAATCTACACATACTGAGCCATACATGACAATTTCATCTGTTTTAGCAAGATCGTTTCGTACTTTAGCTGAACAATGCATTGGCTGTTGGCGCAATAGCACTAAACCCGTCAGGCTTTTTCGCCAGTTAGCTAAATCAACATGCTCACGTAAACGCATTTCTACCGGATTATGGCAGTAGGCTAATTGTAATTCATCCGAGTTATTCAACAGTGCAATATGAAAACTATCAGTAACCAATAAGGTTTTAATTACCGATTCAAGGGCGTGATAAAACGCATCCATATCGGTTACAGAACTGGCTAATTCAGACAGTTGTAATAAACCAGATTGCATGGTTTTAAGTTGACGATACTTTTTAAGTAGCGATTTTAATTTGGGGTGTTGACGTATCGCATGAATATTTTCCTTCGCCTTGGGTTCCATGGTGGAAATTCCATTTATTATTATTAGTATTATTTTTGTACTGTTAGTCTAACAAAATAAAAGTTTTTGGCTAGAGCTTATTCAACTTAATTGCTCATATTTTATACAATAAAAAGTGATACCAAAGCAATACTTATACTTTCAACTAATCAATGCTATAGCCCATATGGGATTACTAATACCAAAACTATTAAGTTTATTCTCTCTCAGCGCTTACCAGCGGTTTGAGAACAACGATCATTTTTTGAATATCGTTATTCTATATGAAAGAAATTATCGGCGGTTATCGAATCACTGGCAAGCTCCCGAGGGTTGATTTTAAAAGGCTTACCGTCGGTGTTATTGATTTTGACAAAGTTATAACCACTTTCTTCAATCAATGCCTTGCCAACATGGATGTACTTAGGTTCAGTCGGGAACGGTGAACCTGTGCCGCTAAAGCTTTTAAATTTCACTGAGTGAGAAGAAATTGCTATTATTAGAATTGGTATAACAAGTTTTCAGCTGACATTAACAAGCTCAATAACAATAAATTTTACACGTAAAAAAACCGACAAAAGTCGGTTTTTTATAAAATATCACAAGGCTATACTGCCATTGCACCTTTTAACTTAGCAAGAGCATTCTTTTCAAGCTGTCGAACACGCTCAGCTGATATTTCATATTTATTGGCTAACTCTTGTAGCGTTGACTTATCGTCATGTAACCAACGCGTACGAATAATATCTTGGCTGCGCTCATCTAGACTCACTAAAGCATTGCTTAGTCGCTTATTAGCATGTTGTTCCCAATTTGAATCTTCAACTTCTGTTGCAAGATCAGATTGTTTATCTTCTAAATACTGAGCAGGAGAATATGTACTCGCACTGGCATTGTCATCATCATCGGTTGATAATTCAAAAGCTTGGTCTTGGTTACTCATACGAGATTCCATTTCCAAAACATCTTTCGTGCTGACACCTAAAGTTTCAGCAACATTGTTAACTTCATCATTGCTAAACCAACCTAAGCGCTTTTTGTTTTTACGTAGATTAAAAAATAATTTTCGTTGTGCTTTAGTGGTCGCTACTTTAACAATGCGCCAATTTTTTAACACAAACTCATGAATCTCAGCTTTAATCCAATGTACAGCGAACGATACTAAGCGAACACCTACTTCAGGGTTAAAGCGTTTAACAGCTTTCATTAGGCCAACGTTACCTTCCTGAATTAAATCAGCTTGCGGTAAACCGTAGCCGGCATAACCTTTAGCAACATGAATAACAAAACGAAGATGCGACATAATTAATTCTTGCGCCGCTTTTAAATCATTTTCAGAATATAAACGAGTTGCTAACTCACGCTCCTTCTCAGCGGTTAGCATCGGAATGCTATAAGCTGATTGCACGTATGCCTCAATGCTGCCACTTTGTGGAACAGTTAACGCCATTGATTGCATTGATTCACTCATTTAAAAACTCCTCTATCTAATCTAATCTAGTTCGCAATGATAACATAAATCCCCTACCACCACGACTTTATAAGCCAACAGTAGCTTAGAAGACAGGGGGAAACAACACCCTCTTTCAACTTTTCGATGAATAATTTGTTAAACTTTGTCACTCACTTTAAAATTTTCTTAAAATACATGACCATGAGTAACATCCAAAAGTTAGCCTGATATTGCAATTCGGCTATTTTGTGTCATGCCTTATTGTAAAATATAACCACAAGATATATAAGTAATAAAGTTTCGCTTTTTAAAATTTATTATAGCGGCATTAATTAGAGGTCTTATGTATTCATTTATTGCCAGACAACCGATATTAGATTTAAATCAAAGCGTTGTTGCTTATGAGTTACTTTTTAGGGATGGTGAGAGTAATTGCTTTCCAGATATAGACCCCGATCAAGCTACATCCAATATATTAAGTAATAATCACTTAACCTTAGGTGTAGAAAATATTACCAATAATTTACCGGCCTATATAAACTTTCACTCCAATACACTGATTAACGATTTTCCCAGTTTCTTAGATCCCAGTACAGTTGTCATAGAAATATTAGAAGATGTTCCGGCCAGCGATGCCTTGTTATCTGCATGTAAACAGCTCTCCGAAAAAGGCTATATACTTGCCTTAGATGACCACGACTTTGATCCAAAATGGCAACGTTTTTTCCCTTATATTAATCTATTAAAGATAGATGTATTACAACACTCAATGCTCGCAATCAGTAAGTTTATTAGGACAATTAATAACTCAAAAATAACTTTACTTGCTGAAAAAGTTGAAACAGCACAACAGTTTGAACAAACAAAACTACTGGGTTTCACCTTATTTCAAGGTTATTTCTTTGCCAAGCCCGAAATGCTGAAACAAAAGAAAGTGACGAGTACAAAACAAAAGATTTTAGAGTTAGTAGGTCATGCAAGTTGTGAACAGTTAAACTTTGACACTATGGGAGAGATCTTTAGCTCAGATCCAGGCCTAACATATAAATTATTACGCTTTATCAATAATCCTTGCTACGGAAGAAGCCAAGAAATAACCTCATTAAAACATGCATTGATATATCTTGGTGATATAGAATTAAAGAAATTTATTGCCTTATTAGCCTTAGCTGATCTTAATCACAACAAGCCAACTGAAATTATTCGCTTGTCTTTAATAAGAGCTAAGTTTTGTGAACAGATTTCTTTGTTACAGAAAAACCAAGAAAACCCACCAAAAGCATTTTTAACCGGTATTTTATCCTTTATCGATGGCATTTTAGATCATACGTTAGCAACATTATTAAATATATTGCCAGTCCATGCTGATATTAAACAGGCACTAATGACTAATGACAATTATTTAGCCCATTACTTAAATCTAGCCAAAAGTATTGAGATGGGACATTGGCAAGCAAGTGATTTACTGATTGAACAACTAGCACTAACTCATGAGCAGTGCTTTATCGCGCATACCAAAGCAATCACTTGGGCTGATGAAATGTTGCAAGATTAAACGCAGGTCTATTTACTAACAGTTTAAATAATTAACCTCAGCTCGGGATAAGAATTAATTAAATTGAACTAAGTGCCCGTTCCACGATCCGATCTTTCGACCAAGAAAAAACAGAAAGATAATAAGGAACGGGCATGAATAAACTAGTTGAAATATTCTGTGATGTCGATGATTTTTGTCGCGTATTTATCCCACAATGGGAGAAACAATTAATTGCTGATGGAAGTATCAAGCGAAATCGTCCATGCCGTATGGCTATGAGTGAGATAATCACTATATTAATTGCTTTTCATACATCAAATCATCGCGACTTTAAAAATTATTATAAAGGTTATATTGCTAAGTTTTATCGTTCACATTTCCCTAGCTTATTGAGCTACACTCGATTTTTAGAAGTGATGCCTAAAGCGGTCGTTCCACTTTCTAGCTACTTTTCAATACTTAAAGGTGAGTCTACAGGTATTGAGTTTATTGACTCTACAAGCATAAAAGTATGCCATAACTTAAGAATTCCTAGACATAAAACATTTGACGGTATAGCCGAACGGGGCAAAGGAACAATGGGTTGGTTTTATGGGTTCAAACTACATTTAGTCACTAACTTTAGAGGTGAAATAGTTGAGGCTAAATTAACTACTGGCAATGTTCACGACACAAAGCCCGTATTAGCCTTAGCTAAAAACTTAAAAGGGAAGTTATATGCAGATAAAGGCTATATAAGCAAAAAAATTAACAGTTGGTTTGAAGGAAAAAGGAGTTGATTTGATAACAACCGTGCGCCGTAATATGAAAGCCAAAGCTATGTCGTTATGGGATAGAGCAATGTTATCTAGACGGTTTATTATTGAAACGATAAATGATCAATTGAAGAATATATCTCAAATAGAGCATTCGCGTCATCGTAGCCCTAATAGTTTTATGTTGAATTTACTGGCAGGTTTAGTGGCTTATTGCCTTAAAGAAAATAAGCCAACCCTTAATATTAGTGACGTAGAGAAGAATGCTATGGTTAGGGCTTAACCCGATCTGAGGTTAATTACACAATTTAATCTGCTGTTGGCTCGATAGCGCGTATATGTTGGCGTACTGAAATAAAGCTCCCTAACAAACCTAAGCCAATAGCTAAAAGCTGCAAAACAACTAATTCAGTAAAAGATAAGCCCGATAAAACAAACTGACTTTGATAAAGCTCGGTTAATTGACTCAAGGCACCAGAAATATAACTCGCTAAAATAGCGACGCAGATACTCGCAACAAAGCCACCAAGCACACCATACCAAACTCCAGCATATAAAAATGGCCGTTGAATAAAGCTATCGGTTGCCCCGACCAATTTCATCACAGCAATAGCATCTTTTTGATTTAAAATGGCTAAGCGAATTGTATTGCCAATAATCAGTACCACTGACAAACACAACAACACAGCTATCGCTATCACTACATCTTCAATGAGTGCTGCCATCGCTTGCAAACGAGTTAACCATTCAAGATCAAGTTTACCTTGATCAACACCACGCTCTTGTTCTAATTTAAGTAATAACTCACGTGCTGCTTGTACTTGGCTAAAACGCTTGGTGGGCGTAACTAATAAAGTTGCAGGTAGCGGATTTTCATCTAAATATTCTAGCGCTTGGCCAAAGCCAGACGCCACTTTAAATTCAGTTAGCGCTTGATCAGCAGAAATATAAACAACATTAGCCACCTCAGGATAAAGCTTAATACGTTGTACGAGATTTTGAGCTGATTTATCAGGTGTTGATAATTTTAAGAACAGTGTGATTTCCGATGCAGAGTTCCACTGCTCAGTAACCATTTGAGTATTTTTCACAAAAAGGTGCAATGTTGCCGGTAAAGTTAAACTTATGCCTAACACTAAAACTGTCATCACTGATGTAAACGGCGTACGCCATAAATCACCTAAGCTACCTATTCCCTGTTGTAAATGACGAATAACGCGGGCAGTAATTCGACCGGTCCAACCTAGCTGATGCTTACTTTGACGACTAAAATTAGTTTGCATTTAGGTCACCTGCAGCCTGTAAGCCATCGACAATACCATCGGTGATCATATGGCCTTGCTTTAACGTCAGCGTGCGATACTTCATGCGAGCAATCAACCCTAAATCATGAGTGGCAATTAAAACGCTGACGCCCATATCATTAAACTCTTCAAATAATCGAATAATATCCAAAGATAATTTAGGATCTAAATTACCTGTAGGCTCATCAGCTAACAAAATTGGCGGTTTATTAACAATAGCGCGTGCTATGCCCACTCGTTGCTGTTCGCCACCAGAAAGCATATTCGGAAAACATTTTAATTTGCTCGACAGATGTACTTTATCAAGCGCAGCTTCAACCCGTTTACGGGTTTCCTTATGACTATAACCTTCGATAATTAGCGGCAAAGCAACATTATCGAATACGGTTCGATCTAATAACAAATTATGGTTTTGGAAAATCATACCAATACCTCGACGTACATAAGGTATTTGTTGATACTTAATGGTTGATAATTCACTGCCATTAATTTCAATACTACCAACGCTGGGCTTTTCCATCATACTCATCAGCTTCAGCAAAGTACTTTTACCAGCGCCCGAGTGCCCCGTTAAAAACGCCATTTCACCCGGAGCAATAGTAAAGCTCACTTGTTTGAGCGCTAAAAAGCCCCCTGGATAAGTTTTACTAACGTTATTAAATCGGATCATAAGCCGTATTATTCTTGTGCTTCGTGAGTGAACAGTGCATCAATAAAGTCGCTGCCATTAAATGGACGTAAATCATCAATGCCTTCACCCACACCTAAATAGCGAATAGGAATAGCATGTTTATCGGCAACCGCGAAAACGACACCACCTTTTGCGGTACCATCAAGTTTTGTTAACGCTAGGCCTGTTAAGCCTACTGCTTCATTAAACAACTTAGTTTGGCTCAAGGCATTTTGCCCTGTGCCAGCATCAAGCGTTAGCATCACTTCATGGGGAGCATTAACATCAAGTTTTTTCATCACTCGAACCACTTTTTTCAGCTCTTCCATTAAATGATTTTTATTTTGTAAACGTCCAGCTGTGTCTGCAATTAATACATCAATGCCTCGCGATTTTGCTGCACTAATCGCATCAAAAATAACCGAAGCACTATCTGCGCCGGTATGTTGAGCGATAACCGGAATATCATTACGCTCACCCCACACTTGTAACTGTTCAACGGCAGCGGCGCGGAAAGTATCACCTGCCGCTAACATCACTGACTTACCTTCAGCCTGAAATTGCTTAGCTAACTTACCAATAGTGGTCGTTTTACCAACCCCATTAACGCCAACCATTAAAATCACAAAAGGGCCATCATCCGATTTAATCACTAGCGGTTGGCTGACGGGTTCAATAATTTTTTTCAGTTCTGCTTTTAATAAATCATATAGTGCATCAGCATCTTTTAATTGTCGACGTGATGCAGACTCAGTTAAAGAATCAATAATTTTTGTTGTGGTTTCAACCCCAACATCAGCTAGTAACAAATGAGTTTCAAGTTCTTCAAAGAGCTCGTCATCAATTTTCTTACCACGAAACAGACTAAACAGTCCGCCACCAAAGTTTTGTCGTGTTTTTGTTAATCCTTGCTTTAAGCGCACAAAAAAGCCAACTTTTGGCTCTGGCTCTGGCTCTGGCTCTGGCTCTGGCTCTGGCTCTGGCTCTGGCTCTGGCTCTGGCTCTGGCTCTGGCTCTGGCTCTGGCTCTGGCTCTGGCTCTGGCTCTGGCTCTGGCTCTGGCTCTGGCTCTGGCTCTGCAGGTAATTCTTCAACAACAGGTTCATCAATAGCAAGTGCTTTTGCTGATGATTGCATATTATTTTCAATAAATTCTTCAGAGGTAGCTGTTTCAGTTGTTACTTGTTCCGCAACAACCGACTCTTGCTCAGTTTCTTCGATGATATTTTCATTAACATCTTCAACGACAGGAGCAACTTCTTCTTGCTTTTTTTTGCCTAGACCTAACCAGGAAAACATACCTTTTTTCTTCGACATAAATGTATTTACAATCTTAATTAAATGTATTTGATGTATACGTTTACTACTGAAATCATTAATCTAAGGTTTGTTGCAACTTGAACAATTCATAGATCAGATGGTATTCACAAGTAAACAAGGATAAAATTATCGATATAGTATCACCTAACCTGCCGACACAAAAATAAAAGCTGTTTAAGTTATGAGCAAACTCAAAAAACAATCAGATAAAAACACCAAAACCGGTCATATCCGTATTATTGCAGGTCAACATCGTGGTCGAAAATTACCGGTACTAATTGCAGATGGTTTACGTCCAACGACCGATCGCGTGAAAGAAACGGTATTTAATTGGCTGATGCCCTATGTACAAGATGCTAATTGTTTAGATTGCTTTGCTGGCTCTGGTGGTCTTGGTTTTGAAGCGATGTCGCGTGGTGCAGAATCACTGACCTTAGTTGAACTCAATAAAGCCGCGGCTCAGCAATTAAAAGATAACAAAGCGCTGCTAAAAATCGATAACATCCAAGTAGTGCAACAAAACGCTTTAGATTTTTTGCAAACGAACCAACAAAGCTTCTCATTAGTTTTTATTGATCCCCCTTTTAGAAAAGGCCTCGCCCAACAAGCAGTAGAATTATTGTCTATAAAAGGCTTAGATGAAGACGCCTTAATATATGTCGAAATGGAAGCCGACACTAACGCACAAGTGATGCCGAGTCATTGGCAGCTTTTGAAAGAAAAGGTAGCCGGACAAGTGGTTTACCGACTTTATCAAAATAGCGCCAAGTAAAAGCTCATAATCAGGGAATACCTTTATTTTTTGATCCTAAAAAGTATTCCCCATTTGTACGCCATTAACAAATAGGCGTTAATGACCAATACCGTAACCGAAACTTCCAACGCTGACCAGTATTCGAATTGGGCATATCGCAATTACATTTTGAGGTAAGGGTAGGAAACAATAAAAATAAAAAAGCCGTAACTTAGCGCCGTACTATGGCTTAAGTTATGGCTTATTATGCATAACAGCTAAACTTTAGCTGTTATCAATTAATCCAGTTAAACCTTTTTTAACAAAATTGGGCAGGGCGAATGCTGCACTATGTAATGCTTGGTTGTAATACTGAAAATCCAAACCACTAGCAGCAACACGTTGCTCATCAAAGTCATTTACTGGATGGTATTGTTTACTGGCGAAAGTAAAGCTCCACAAACCACCAGGATAAGTTAAATTACTAAACGAATATAAGTAGTTTTGTGGAAATACTGCATTAAGCACTGTCAGTAATGATTGCTGAATATCCATGGCATACCATGACGATTCACCTTGAGAAACCACAATACCGTCATCTGTTAAGCAATTAAAAACATCTTGATAAAAAGCTTCGCCAAATAAAGGCTGAGCAGGGCCGATAGGATCAGTACTATCAACAATAATTACATCGAATTTTTCTGTTGTTTGCTTAACAAATTCAACACCATCGCCAATAATTAATTGCATTTTTTCATGGTCTAAATCTTTTGACGTTTGTGGAATATGCTGACGACAAGCATCAACTACCATGGCATCAATTTCTACCATAGTGCATTTTTCAACGCCTTTATGACGCAAGACTTCACGGGCAGTACCACCGTCTCCGCCACCAATAACTAAAACATTTTTTGGTGCCGGGTGAACAAACAAAGGCACATGAGTGATCATATCGTGGTAAGCAAATTCATCACGCTCGGTCACCATAATTAAGCCATCGTTCAGTAGCATTTTGCCATGGCCTTTGGTTTCAACGACGTCAACCGTTTGAAATTCACTTTTTCCTGAAAAAAGGACTTTTTCTACTTTAAATTTCAAGCCTAAAAAATCTTGAAACTTTTCTTCTACCCATAAATCAGAGTGCATGCTTTTCTCCTGCGATATCAAACGCTTTTGCTTTTGCAAAGCCTTGCTGCGGTAATATATAGTTAGCAAAGCAAACTAAGTAGTTATTACTTAAATGCTCACTGACTCGTGACTTGCTGACATAATTCGTTGGGATAAATTCATCAGTTAAGTTAACAAAATCAAAATCATTGAAACTTAATAAATCAAATGATTTTGGCGCTAATATGGTTAAAAACTTTTCCGTAAGCGCTCTTAAATTAATATTCGACTCAACACTGACATAGCTGCTGTTTGCTTGTGGCGTAACATGTATAGTGAGGTAATGTTTACCTTTAATGGCGTTAACCGAATAACCAAAGGGGTCAAAAACAAAATCATCCAATAAAAAGTCGCCAATCAGCTTATCTAACTGTAAAAATTGACGAATTTCTTCGGCTTTTAACCCTACTGTGGTTAACTTCTCAGAGGCTTGTTGGCTGATCTGATAAGCAAGAAATTCATAAGTTTTATCTAAATTATCTGCTTGAAAATTATTGTCTTGGTGGAAAATATAATTGTGATGGCTATCTAGCTCACCAAAGCGATAAGCTTTTCCCGCAACATATTGCCCCAATAACTTAATGTCATCACCAAAACTGCTTGGCTGAGCATGCGCAAAATATTCATTTTTACGTTGATAAATAACTTGTTGAATATTATCCATGCCTATTTGCTGAATAAAGAACTCTACTGAATGCACTAAACGCGTGTTGCCACAAGTTAGAATTAATATCCGATCATGCCAAACAAACAAGCTCGATTCAGAAAGCAGAAATGCTTTACAATCATGGTTGCGAATTGACGATAAAATTTGTGCATTACAGCATTGTACCAATACCGGCCAAAAATCATCTTCAATGTCATCAAGTAGTGAAATTTGCGTTGCTTTGACAACTATTTCAGCTTTTTTTTCAGAGCCTTCAAAAAACAAAAACATATCCTCAACGCCAAACAGCCGATGCTGATTGCGTAATTAAGTTGCCTAATTAATGGGCAAAAAAGTGCGCGCTATTTTACAAAAAAAAATCTCAATTACAATAAAAAGTTACTTGTTTTTTCAACAAATAAATTATCGACAAAAAACGCTATACTTTACCGAGCTTTTAAGCATAATTGCGCTATTTTAATCGTGACCAAGCAGACGTGTTTATTAAGCCTTTAGCAATAAACAATGATTCCGTTTGGCCCTAGCCATTACTCACTTGATAGCATCAGTGAATAACGCAACAGGTACTTTGCTTATGCAAACTAAAATTTTCGATATAAATATCTCTTTAAATAAACCTGAAACAGTCTTTGAGTGTGCCAACTTAAGTGACGGTATATTTAGCAATAGCGTACATTTAATTGGCTTTGAATTCGACGGCACAGCATGTTTTAGAAAAGGTACCAAAGACGGCCCCAATGCCTTACGCGATGTTTCAGATGGTATTGAATCATACTCGCCTTATTTAGATGCCGATATAGCAGATATTAATTTTTTTGATTTAGGCAACCTTACTTGCGATACCATCGAAACTGGTGATGAACATAGTGCTATAGAGCAGCAATGGCAAAGTGCTAGTAATGACTTCAGCAAGCTTTTTTCTGCCGTAGACTTAGTTAATGATAAAGTAAAAGTTATCACCTTAGGTGGTGAACATTCGATTTCTTACGCGCCTATAACTGCGTATTTAGCACAGTACGATGATCTTATCTTGCTTCATTTAGATGCTCATGCTGATTTACGTGACGGCTATCTTGGTTTTCATCATTCTCATGCCTCAATTATCCGTCGTGTACATGATCATTTTGGTCCAAAACATCAACTGATACAATACGGTATTCGTTCAGGCACAAAAGCTGAATATCAATGGATGCAGCAACATAAGAGCTTAAAACATTCACGGGCAGA includes the following:
- the ftsX gene encoding permease-like cell division protein FtsX — protein: MQTNFSRQSKHQLGWTGRITARVIRHLQQGIGSLGDLWRTPFTSVMTVLVLGISLTLPATLHLFVKNTQMVTEQWNSASEITLFLKLSTPDKSAQNLVQRIKLYPEVANVVYISADQALTEFKVASGFGQALEYLDENPLPATLLVTPTKRFSQVQAARELLLKLEQERGVDQGKLDLEWLTRLQAMAALIEDVVIAIAVLLCLSVVLIIGNTIRLAILNQKDAIAVMKLVGATDSFIQRPFLYAGVWYGVLGGFVASICVAILASYISGALSQLTELYQSQFVLSGLSFTELVVLQLLAIGLGLLGSFISVRQHIRAIEPTAD
- a CDS encoding EAL and HDOD domain-containing protein; amino-acid sequence: MYSFIARQPILDLNQSVVAYELLFRDGESNCFPDIDPDQATSNILSNNHLTLGVENITNNLPAYINFHSNTLINDFPSFLDPSTVVIEILEDVPASDALLSACKQLSEKGYILALDDHDFDPKWQRFFPYINLLKIDVLQHSMLAISKFIRTINNSKITLLAEKVETAQQFEQTKLLGFTLFQGYFFAKPEMLKQKKVTSTKQKILELVGHASCEQLNFDTMGEIFSSDPGLTYKLLRFINNPCYGRSQEITSLKHALIYLGDIELKKFIALLALADLNHNKPTEIIRLSLIRAKFCEQISLLQKNQENPPKAFLTGILSFIDGILDHTLATLLNILPVHADIKQALMTNDNYLAHYLNLAKSIEMGHWQASDLLIEQLALTHEQCFIAHTKAITWADEMLQD
- a CDS encoding EAL domain-containing protein, which produces MEPKAKENIHAIRQHPKLKSLLKKYRQLKTMQSGLLQLSELASSVTDMDAFYHALESVIKTLLVTDSFHIALLNNSDELQLAYCHNPVEMRLREHVDLANWRKSLTGLVLLRQQPMHCSAKVRNDLAKTDEIVMYGSVCVDWLGVPLKRGKQIIGVIALQSYDDKLYFSERDCQILEFIAEHLMTAIDRVRSRELLESSIRQRTLKLTQTNQQLQREIVERQLAVKTHRVLLNISELTAKSQAVENFYQALHHEINKLLLAKNFYIALLSDDKTQLEFPYHCDEKLPQPETRKLSNGLSELAIREAKPVLLSARMVYTLSAQGEVTQSAFTQYYPERELPKSWLAAPLSDQGEVFGVIAIQHYQDEAAYHSKDLELMRFVSHHISIEILRQRAQQRALQSHEALEKMINKRTQELQATNLNLRMQIEERRKAEARLYHDAHHDALTQLPNRAMFADRLTYSIRHLKRYPKQRFAVLFIDLDRFKMINDTLGHHAGDQFLIEISQRLRACVRDNDILARLGGDEFVVLLDSLQSLEDVEEIASRIIDSIAQPFELDGHTLYSNASIGIAQSRMSYKDANEILRDADAAMYQAKSLGRGRYVFFDDSMREQLIASMTLEQELRQAIQSKQFELHYQKISDLSSTKALGFEVLLRWQHPTKGLLTPSEFLFMAEETGMILEIETWVIEEVCLQLKLWKQSKEYEHTYIGVNLSGRHLTQANQLAKLINLIRGNTLEPERLILEFNESAFTRHTELALKGLRKLKKLGVKLALDDYGAGLSSFNFLHHYPFEFIKLDRSFVRSLNHNEKNLSLVKALHELGTNFGYRLVAEGIESEAMLKKLQHVGCEFGQGYHISRPAKIVRAKIEDNVIEMYRA
- the rpoH gene encoding RNA polymerase sigma factor RpoH; its protein translation is MSESMQSMALTVPQSGSIEAYVQSAYSIPMLTAEKERELATRLYSENDLKAAQELIMSHLRFVIHVAKGYAGYGLPQADLIQEGNVGLMKAVKRFNPEVGVRLVSFAVHWIKAEIHEFVLKNWRIVKVATTKAQRKLFFNLRKNKKRLGWFSNDEVNNVAETLGVSTKDVLEMESRMSNQDQAFELSTDDDDNASASTYSPAQYLEDKQSDLATEVEDSNWEQHANKRLSNALVSLDERSQDIIRTRWLHDDKSTLQELANKYEISAERVRQLEKNALAKLKGAMAV